ACCAAGCATATCGATGGTCAGGGCCGCGCGCTGGGCGGTGTGATCATCGGCACCAAGGAGTTCATCCGCGGCACCGTCGAACCCTATCTCAAGCACACAGGCGGGGCGCTCAGCCCGTTCAACGCCTGGGTCATGCTCAAGGGGATCGAGACGATGGCTCTGCGTGTGAATGCGCAAGCGGCGTCAGCGCAAAAGATTGCCGAGGCGTTGGAAGGGCATGCGGCACTGGAACGCACGCTTTATCCGGGCCTAGCGACCCATGCGCAAAATGAATTGGTGCAACGCCAGTTGGGTGGCAAGGGCGGTACGGTTTTGTCGCTGGACATCAAGGGCGGTAAAGAGGCGGCATTTGCGTTTCTGAATGCACTGACGATCCCGGTGATTTCGAACAACCTGGGCGACGCGAAATCCATCGTGACCCACCCGGCGACAACCACTCACCAGCGTCTGAGCGAAGAACAGCGGGACGAGTTGGGCATCACCCCCGGCCTGATCCGCTTCTCTGTCGGTCTGGAAGACGCCGACGATCTGTTGTCGGATGTGCGCCAGGCGCTGGACAACCTGCAGGCATAACGCGCGGTTGGATTGACAGGACATGGCTCGGGGGGCTCCCGCGCCCGAGCAGACCTGACTGCGTCAGCCCTGCTAACGGCCTTGGGCCGGGCGCCGAGCCTTCGGCTCGGCGCAGTTGCGTCCAGACGGGATGTTTTCCAAAAACATTAACGTTGGAAGGACAGGTTTCCGAGATTTGGCGCCAACCGCCGAGCGAAGCGAGGCTTGGCCCAACGGGAGGCGGTGCATCTTCGATGCATCGACGACGGGCGGGAGGACCTCCGAGCTACCAAGCTACGCTTGTTATTTGCAGATCGGCAGCTCCAGCGGCGGTTGTTTTGGCAAGGACTGTCGCCACTGGTTGATCACGGGCTGCAAGGTTCGCTTGGGCCAGAAACGCGGCGCGCCTATGGCTTTTAGACAGGTTGCACTCCAGTAGAGCCCAGCACCTGGCACTGACATGCCTTTCTGGACCGCTTTGGCCACCGCGTTGATGTCCTTGCCTTCCGGGTAGATGTAGAGCGTTGTCGGGTTGCCATTGGTCAGCGCCAGAATATCGCGCGATTCTGATGGCGACCAAGTCGTGCAGCCGTTGCTGCGCCCGCCCGTATAATTCACCAACCTGCCATAGGGCACATAGCCCTCTTTGTCCGCATGGGGGCTTTGAGGCTTCTTCATCCGGCATTGCCATTTCAGAAACACAGCCTGATGCCCGCCAATCGCTCGCTCGCGCGCGTTTGAGGTTTCGCCTTCGCCATCAAACAGCAAAAACGTGCGATGAAAAGGCACTTTCCTGCCGCCCTGGGTGTAATACCCTTTGAAGGACGTCCGCGACTCGGCGGTGACATAGGCCCCACCCATCGTCAGCTTAGAGCCTTCGGCGTTGCTGAAATTCTTTGCGCATTGCCGCCCATTGGAAAAATTGGCGCGCTGCAGCTTGCGCCCGTTGCCATAGCCCGACGACACCGCGCGGAACATTCGCCTGTCCTCGCAGATCACATAGAACCGCCGCCCGGGTCGCCCCCCGACCGTGCTGGGGCGGGTGGCGTCCTTGGCCAGATAGCAAGGGTTGCTGATCTTCCCCTGCCGTCGTTTCTCAAAGTAGAGCGCCCGCGCGCGGGTCAGCACCACGCGGGCAATCTGCCCCTCGCCAGTACCGACATGTTTGCGCAGCCAGTTCGGAATGTCCGAGCTTTGCGCGGACGCTTGCGTGGAAAGAACACCCGCCATCGGGATCAGGATCGTTGCTGCAATGGCGAGACGAAGTGAATGCGACAACATCGACACATCTCCTGCTTGATCAACCTCTGCTGAAGTGTAGCACAGATTGCACATTTGGGACGTGGAAAAGTCAGCGATGGCAGCAATCAGCCCGAAGCGGTCAAAGACATGGGTTGATACGCCCTGGATGCTGCCGGTGCAAAATCCTTGGTCCATCTCACCAAGAGCGACCACTCACCGAACCTAGTGGACTACCTCCGATGCTGTGGACCGCATCAAGGGTTGCGATGTGCAGATGGCGGGGTTTGCAAAGTTTGACCGACAGCCTGAAGTCGACATTTATGCACGCCGTCGTGTTGGTCGCTTCGAGCCCACACCGGAAGACCAAAATGATGCTACGCGCGCTCGCAGCGCAGGAAATTCTGCGCGACTGCATCGCCCGGTGTTGCAGCGCGGTGTAAATGCAGACATAGGCGAAACACCGCGTTTAGCCCCAGTGGCCTTCTTTCCGGCAAATGTCCGATCTGAATAGCCGCAATTCCACGGATTGATTCCGGGACAGCAGCAATGCATCGCAAGGAAAAGCGAAAATACGCCTGCGAAACTCGCCCAGGTCATCTTTGACTTTCGTGCTTGGGTTTGAGGAGCAAGGGACCATAGGCCGCCGCAAACCCGACAAATGCCATCAACCGCAGAACGCCGGGCAAATGGCTGAAATCCGGCTTCAGGAGGGGCAGGAACCGTGTGAAAGCGGTAGCGAATACGCAAAGATAATTCACGACGGTTGCACAATTTGCAGTCAGAACCCGACCTGTGTGGCGCAGCGTTGCACGGCTCATAACCGCGAGGGTCATCGGGCCGATCGCACCAGCCATCTAGGGGGGCTGCGCCCCTGCGGTCCCTGGATTGCCCACGATCTGATCCAAACAAGTCGCGAAAGTCCCAAGCGGGGTCAAGTCATAGGAAGCACGAAGCACAAAAGCCTGCGGGTCGGCCGGATCAGGTGCAGAACCCCGAACGCCATCAGACGATCATGGCGATTGCGACCCGCAGTACACCAAGGAGGAGAAGGGGACGAACCCGAAACTGAAAAGCGCGGATCCCTGCCAGCGGCGCGATTGCCTTGACGATGTCTGTGCTGTCATGGCGATCCCGATTTTCCTCTACTGTTCTTTGAAATTCGGCCGTCCGAGGAGCGGGTCCGTTGCATTCTCATGCTTCTGACCTTTCTTCGGCGACATCCATGAGATGGCGGATGTGCCGCGCGAAATACCAAGTCGCTGGCACGCCGAGGATCGCACCGATCAGGATCGACAGGCTGGTGGACAACACGGGTCCGCCTACCCAACTGAATATCAGGGACGCAAAGAACACATTGACCGCTGCGGCACCCGCGCCGAACGGGTATAGCGCAATCGCGATTTTGACCGTGGACCAGCCCTGCGGGGTCATCTGCGCGAGACCAGCCATTGTACCGCGATCATGCTGAGGATGAGCGCGATGCAGGCCATCGCATACCAGAATTCGGCCAATGCAGATTGCGCCTGTGGGATCGGACGATCAAAGCCCTCGGCGAAAAGACGCGAACCGATAAGAACGAAAAAGCCTGTCAGAGGAAAAAGGAAGCGCATGTTATGTCTCCTGTGTCAGAGTGCGATAGATTTCGGGCAGCGCGCGCGTCAGCCGCTCGGGGTTGGGCAACAGGGTGAAACCACCGCGGCCAAAAATGCGGGCGAACCAATCCTGGCCGTCCTCATCAATGATGACGCCATGCAGGCTCAACCCATTTCGACGGGCCTCTTGCACAGCCATATGACTGTCTTCGATGCCGTGCTGGCCCTCGTAATGGTCCAGATCGTTGGGCTTGCCGTCGGTCAGAACGACCAACAGCTTGTGGGCCGAAGGTTCCTCGGCCAACTGCGTGCTGACGTGGCGGATGGCGGCACCCAGGCGAGTGTAGTGTCCGGGGCGCAGCGCGCCGATGTTGGCGGTTGTGTCGGCGTTCAGCGGGGCGTCGAAGGGTTTGCACTTGGTCAGGAACACCCGGTCGCGCCGGAGCGAGGAAAAGCCCCAGATGCCGAGCCGGTCGCCTGCGGCGTCGATCCCGGCGGCGAGCGCCGCCATGGCTTCGCGGGCCACTTCGATCACGGATGTGTCGCCGATGGCGGCCTCGGTCGAGCGGGAATTGTCGATCAGAAAGGCGACCGACAGATCGCGATCCGTTTGACGCAAGGCCTGCCAGATGCGGTCTGAGCCGCGCCCGGTTGCGACCAGATCGGCCCGCGCCGTCAGCAGTGCATCCAGATCCAGCTCCGAACCGTCCACCTGCCGCGGTTGCAGGATACGACGGGGGCGTAGCGCCTCGAACTGACGCCGCACCTCGCGCACGCGGCGCTCATGAGGGTGGAACGGGTGCTCGTCATCCGGCTGCGCCGGGGCTTCGAGCACACGGCAATGCCCGTCCATGTAGCTGCGCGAGCGATGGTTCCATTCGGGGTAGGTGAATTCGCCTGCCAGTGCTTCGTGGTCAGCATCAGCTGGCGACAGATCCAGATGCAACCGCAAGCGCGTTGCTGCCTTGCGGTCGTGTTTGGACAGGGTGATCTGGTCCTGATCGTCCGCCGCTTTCTGGGCGTTTTCATCGTCATCATCATCGACGCTGCGGTTGATGTTCATAGACTCGACCCAGGACAGGATCGATTCAAAGCGATGGATGATAAAGCTGTCCTTGCGGTTCTGTTGGTCCTGATCCTTGCGCTGCCCAAGCTTGCGGTTGGTTTGGGCCGCGTTCGGGGGCGGAGCGACGGGGTCGGCCTGCTCGTCCGTGGCCGCAGCTCCGGACCCCGGCTTGGTGTACCGTAGCCAGATTGGCACAGGCGCAAAGGGTTTGTAGCCGCGCGGGGTGGCACCTGTTTCCAGAGCTGAAGGGACACCACAGAGTTGATCACACACGGCTTTTTCGATTGCAGCCTCAAGTCCTGACCGGATTACCTGGGGCCGCGCACCCGTACAGTGATGCGCCATTTCGGCATAGGCTTGCCGCAACCCCGGACAGTGCTTGAATGCCAGATCGGCGGCGCGGGCATTGGCCTGAATTTGTGCCACGTCGAGGGCGGGATCGCCTTCGGGAAAATGCATCTCGGACAACTGACTGACGGCGGCTTGCGCGGTCAGCCAGAAATAGGCCGCCCTGTTCAGGCGGGCCTCGGGGAAGGCGGCGATGGCAGGTGGCAAGGAAAGACGTTCGCCGTCATAGCTAGCCACCCACTCCCGATCCCGTTCAGCCCCCAGGGCGCGGCGGATGGGGCGACGATGGCGCACCAAGGTCGCCGGAACCTCTGACAGCTCTACCCCCTTGGCACCGCCCAAGGCGCGAAACAGCACTGAAAGGCTGGCGCGGACCGAGGCAAACGTGACCGCCGCCTGCGGGTGGCTTTCACCCAAGGCGATGCCGCTGGCCATGTCGTGCCAGAGATTGCCAACCGTCTCTTCGGGCTCCATCAGATCGAGAAGTCGCATCGGTCTATCCGTAGATCGTGGCGACCAGATCGCGCAGCGCCTGCTGCATGTCCGGCTCATCCGTCAATGGTTCGACAATGGCTGCCTCGATCGCCTGGGTGACGCCCATTCCGCCCGCCATCAACGTGGCGGCATAGATCAACAAGCGCGTGGATACGCCTTCTTCGAGATCCATGCCCGACAGCTCGCGAATATGCCCGCCCAACCGGACCAGAGGTGCAACGCGGCCGGGTTCCAACCGGCTTTCTTGCGCGACAATGGCGATCTCGATCTCTTCGCGTGGAAAGTCGAAGGATGCAGACAGAAACCGCTGCCGGGTCGAAGGTTTCAGTCGTTTGAGCACGTTCTGATAACCAGGGTTATAAGAGGCCACCAACATGAACTCAGGCGGCGCAACCAGCTCTTCACCCGTGCGGTCGATCATCAGCGTGCGTCGCGTGTCGGTCAGCGGGTGCAGGACCACGGTGACGTCTTTGCGCGCCTCGACCACTTCATCAAGGTAACAGATGCCACCCTCGCGCACGGCACGTGTCAGCGGACCATCGACCCAGACGGTTTCGCCGCCCTTGAGCAGATAACGCCCGATCAGGTCGGCCGCCGACAGGTCGTCGTGGCAGGCGACAGTGTAAAGCGGCTTGCCCAGCTTTGCCGCCATATGTTCCACAAAGCGGGTTTTGCCGCAGCCGGTCGGCCCCTTCAGAAGAAGGGGCAAACCGTTGTCATAGGCCGTCTCGAACAGCTCGCATTCACGCGCGACGGGATGGTAAAACGGCAGGGTGGGGGGAGATTGCATGTTCATACCTTACTCTCCTGGAACCGAGCTTGCTGCGCCGGGGGCAATGACTTCGTCTTTGCGCACAACAAGCATCGCGTAGATGAAGAGCAGCGCCCCGATCACCACGGCGGCACCTGCGCCGAACCGCATCAGGTAGAACACCGACAGCGCGTCCTGCACCTCCATGTAATAGTCACCGACAACCCGCTGCATGTGGGTCTGGATGGTGCCCGCAAAGGTCAGAACAAAGGTCATGAACGCCATCCCGCCTGTCATCAACCAGAACGAGGCCATGTTGAGCACCTGGTTGTAAGGCATCCGCCCGCGTAGCATCGGCATCGCGTAGGTGAAGACCGCCAGGTTCAGCGCCACATAAGCCCCATAGAAGGCCAGGTGACCGTGGGCCGCGGTGATCTGTGTGCCGTGGCTATAGAAGTTCACCCCGTGCAGCGTGTGCAGAAAGCCCCAGACACCAGCACCAAAGAACGCAACGGTTGACGATCCCAGCGACCACAGCAGCGCGGCCTTGTTGGGGTGGTTCTTGCGACCTTTCCAGACCATGACAAAGGCAAAGCTCATCATCAGGAAGAAGGGGATCACCTCAAACGTCGAGAAGATGGAGCCGATCCACTGCCAGTAGCCCGGCAAGCCGATCCAATAGAAATGGTGTCCGGTGCCAAGGATGCCGGAAAAGAGCGCGGTGGCCACGATGACATAAAGCCATTTCTCGACCACTTCGCGGTCCACGCCGGTCAGTTTCAGCAGCAGGAAGGCCAGGATTGCGGCCATTACCAGTTCCCAGGTCGCCTCGACCCAGAGGTGCACAACAAACCACCAATACATCTTGTCCAGCGACAGGTTGTCGGGGTTGATGAAGGCAAAGATCCAGAGCAGCGACAAGAGCCACAGACCCATGAGCAGCA
This Falsiruegeria litorea R37 DNA region includes the following protein-coding sequences:
- a CDS encoding cbb3-type cytochrome c oxidase subunit I; translated protein: MKYQSQKVAYYYFLAAIALFGIQVLGGLLAGWIYVSPNFLSELLPFNIIRMIHTNALIVWLLLGFFGAAYFLIPEESEREIYSVKLAYIQLIILLVGTLGAVGSYLVGIHGGREFLEQPLWVKFGILVAALIFLFNVSMTVLAGKKTAITNVLLMGLWLLSLLWIFAFINPDNLSLDKMYWWFVVHLWVEATWELVMAAILAFLLLKLTGVDREVVEKWLYVIVATALFSGILGTGHHFYWIGLPGYWQWIGSIFSTFEVIPFFLMMSFAFVMVWKGRKNHPNKAALLWSLGSSTVAFFGAGVWGFLHTLHGVNFYSHGTQITAAHGHLAFYGAYVALNLAVFTYAMPMLRGRMPYNQVLNMASFWLMTGGMAFMTFVLTFAGTIQTHMQRVVGDYYMEVQDALSVFYLMRFGAGAAVVIGALLFIYAMLVVRKDEVIAPGAASSVPGE
- a CDS encoding NnrS family protein; this encodes MAGAIGPMTLAVMSRATLRHTGRVLTANCATVVNYLCVFATAFTRFLPLLKPDFSHLPGVLRLMAFVGFAAAYGPLLLKPKHESQR
- a CDS encoding CbbQ/NirQ/NorQ/GpvN family protein, yielding MNMQSPPTLPFYHPVARECELFETAYDNGLPLLLKGPTGCGKTRFVEHMAAKLGKPLYTVACHDDLSAADLIGRYLLKGGETVWVDGPLTRAVREGGICYLDEVVEARKDVTVVLHPLTDTRRTLMIDRTGEELVAPPEFMLVASYNPGYQNVLKRLKPSTRQRFLSASFDFPREEIEIAIVAQESRLEPGRVAPLVRLGGHIRELSGMDLEEGVSTRLLIYAATLMAGGMGVTQAIEAAIVEPLTDEPDMQQALRDLVATIYG
- a CDS encoding murein L,D-transpeptidase catalytic domain family protein, giving the protein MVALGEMDQGFCTGSIQGVSTHVFDRFGLIAAIADFSTSQMCNLCYTSAEVDQAGDVSMLSHSLRLAIAATILIPMAGVLSTQASAQSSDIPNWLRKHVGTGEGQIARVVLTRARALYFEKRRQGKISNPCYLAKDATRPSTVGGRPGRRFYVICEDRRMFRAVSSGYGNGRKLQRANFSNGRQCAKNFSNAEGSKLTMGGAYVTAESRTSFKGYYTQGGRKVPFHRTFLLFDGEGETSNARERAIGGHQAVFLKWQCRMKKPQSPHADKEGYVPYGRLVNYTGGRSNGCTTWSPSESRDILALTNGNPTTLYIYPEGKDINAVAKAVQKGMSVPGAGLYWSATCLKAIGAPRFWPKRTLQPVINQWRQSLPKQPPLELPICK
- a CDS encoding nitric oxide reductase activation protein NorD, producing the protein MRLLDLMEPEETVGNLWHDMASGIALGESHPQAAVTFASVRASLSVLFRALGGAKGVELSEVPATLVRHRRPIRRALGAERDREWVASYDGERLSLPPAIAAFPEARLNRAAYFWLTAQAAVSQLSEMHFPEGDPALDVAQIQANARAADLAFKHCPGLRQAYAEMAHHCTGARPQVIRSGLEAAIEKAVCDQLCGVPSALETGATPRGYKPFAPVPIWLRYTKPGSGAAATDEQADPVAPPPNAAQTNRKLGQRKDQDQQNRKDSFIIHRFESILSWVESMNINRSVDDDDDENAQKAADDQDQITLSKHDRKAATRLRLHLDLSPADADHEALAGEFTYPEWNHRSRSYMDGHCRVLEAPAQPDDEHPFHPHERRVREVRRQFEALRPRRILQPRQVDGSELDLDALLTARADLVATGRGSDRIWQALRQTDRDLSVAFLIDNSRSTEAAIGDTSVIEVAREAMAALAAGIDAAGDRLGIWGFSSLRRDRVFLTKCKPFDAPLNADTTANIGALRPGHYTRLGAAIRHVSTQLAEEPSAHKLLVVLTDGKPNDLDHYEGQHGIEDSHMAVQEARRNGLSLHGVIIDEDGQDWFARIFGRGGFTLLPNPERLTRALPEIYRTLTQET
- a CDS encoding NnrT protein, yielding MTPQGWSTVKIAIALYPFGAGAAAVNVFFASLIFSWVGGPVLSTSLSILIGAILGVPATWYFARHIRHLMDVAEERSEA